The following proteins are encoded in a genomic region of Takifugu rubripes chromosome 9, fTakRub1.2, whole genome shotgun sequence:
- the mtss1la gene encoding MTSS I-BAR domain containing 2a isoform X1: METVEKECGALGGLFQAIVNDMKSSYPVWEDFCAKATKLHSQLRTTILAAVAFLDAFQKVADMATNSRGATRDVGSALTRMCMRHRSIEAKLRHFTNALMEGLVTPLQDRIEEWKKTANQLDKDHAKEYKRSRQEIKRKSLDTMKLQKKARKELLGRGNLRPQLDSAMQDVSDLYLLMEETEKQAVRRALLEERGRYCTFINMLQPVVNIEIAMLGEVTHLQAIVDDLTVLTEDPHKLPPASEQVIRDLKGSDYSWSYQTPPSSPSSTGSRKSSMCSLLQMPSAGAHRLSSVSSHDSGFVSQDANTHSKPPSPMPSDITSQKSTSSASSEASETCQSVSECSSPTAFGSCSSFGTFRPAFSHTGTIIRPLSVILPASPTFKHSPGSNTPSPTSKVPSWKDWAKSGSCETSLASTLQRRRESVDKMKELEAPPSPQGQPDDPHRARVGLGSMAAKHGEPLSPAASTLAMVLTRGLSMEQQKSSRDSLQYSSGYSTQTNTPSCSEDTIPSQGSDYECYSLNGDADNDGQADFDKSSTIPRHSNIAQSYRRMIQTKRPASTAGLPAGKTLQGSSNGAGGSSPGAISSGTATIRRTPSSKTGVRRTPSTSGPIPIRPPIVPVKTPTVPDSPGYASPSRHCVGSEEFLYSDDAAAGDYVRASPKRRSLPETSWGFVGGGIDRLVDTHQGAGASARSAEEDPLLAANRHSLVEKIGELAANAHALGEGQFPVGGSQSGDAASLDPLESSAATKEGRDMLVLIRRGVRLRKTMTDDRSAPRILR, from the exons GAGCCACCAGAGATGTTGGCTCAGCTCTGACAAGGATGTGCATGCGACACCGAAGCATTGAAGCAAAATTGCGCCACTTCACCAA TGCTCTCATGGAAGGCCTGGTCACACCTCTCCAGGACAGGATTGAGGAATGGAAGAAGACAGCCAATCAGCTGGACAAAGACCACGCCAAAG AATACAAGCGCTCTCGCCAGGAAATCAAAAGGAAGTCACTGGacaccatgaagctccagaaaaaaGCAAGAAAGG AGCTTCTAG GCCGTGGGAACCTGCGCCCCCAGCTGGACAGCGCTATGCAGGATGTCAGTGACTTGTATCTACTGatggaggagacggagaagCAGGCTGTGCGGAGAGCCCTCCTGGAAGAAAGGGGGCGCTACTGTACATTTATTAACatgctgcagcctgtggtg AACATAGAAATTGCCATGCTGGGAGAGGTGACACACTTACAGGCTATTGTTGATGACCTCACTGTGCTGACCGAAGACCCGCACAAGCTGCCGCCAGCCAGTGAGCAG GTGATCCGGGACCTGAAAGGCTCCGACTATAGCTGGTCCTACCAgacccctccttcctcccccagcaGCACTGGTTCCAGGAAGAGCAGCATGTGCAG TCTCCTCCAGATGCCCTCTGCCGGAGCCCATCGGCTCAGCAGCGTCTCTTCCCACGACTCTGGCTTTGTCTCCCAGGATGCCAACACACACTCCAAGCCACCGTCCCCCATGCCTTCTGACATCACCAGCCAG AAATCAACCAGCTCGGCTTCCTCCGAGGCCTCAGAAACCTGCCAGTCCGTCAGCGAGTGCAGCTCTCCGACAGCG TTTGGCTCATGCTCATCCTTTGGTACCTTTCGCCCTGCTTTCTCTCACACTGGCACCATCATCAGGCCTCTCTCTGTTATACTTCCTGCGTCCCCCACATTTAAACACTCCCCCGGATCCAACACCCCCTCACCCACATCAAAGGTTCCTAGCTGGaag gactggGCCAAGTCAGGTTCCTGCGAGACATCTTTGGCCAGCACTCTGCAGCGTAGGAGGGAGTCTGTAGATAAGATGAAAGAACTGGAGGCTCCGCCCAGCCCGCAGGGGCAGCCCGATGATCCCCACCGAGCGAGAGTTGGCCTGGGGAGCATGGCAGCCAAG CATGGTGAGCCGCTCTCCCCTGCAGCCAGTACCCTAGCTATGGTTCTGACCCGGGGTTTGAGTatggagcagcagaagagcagcagggaCTCGCTGCAGTACTCCAGCGGCTACAGCACCCAGACTAAcaccccctcctgctccgaagACACCATCCCATCACAAG GTTCTGATTATGAGTGCTACTCTCTCAACGGGGATGCTGACAATGATGGACAGGCAGACTTTGACAAGTCCTCCACCATCCCGCGACACAGCAATATAGCTCAGAGTTATCGGCGCATGATCCAAACTAAACGGCCTGCCAGCACGGCGGGCCTGCCGGCGGGCAAGACCCTGCAGGGGTCCTCCAACGGGGCAGGCGGAAGCAGCCCCGGAGCCATCTCGTCCGGAACGGCGACCATACGCCGAACACCATCCTCTAAGACGGGAGTGAGACGCACGCCGTCCACATCTGGCCCCATTCCAATCCGACCCCCCATTGTGCCAGTGAAGACCCCCACGGTGCCAGATTCTCCGGGATACGCCAGCCCGTCCCGCCACTGCGTGGGCAGTGAGGAGTTCCTGTACAGCGACGACGCAGCCGCTGGTGACTACGTCAGGGCGTCACCCAAACGGAGGAGCCTCCCGGAGACTTCTTGGGGCTTTGTAGGAGGAGGAATAGACAGGCTAGTAGACACCCACCAAGGCGCCGGCGCATCCGCCCGAAGCGCCGAGGAGGACCCTCTGCTTGCCGCCAACCGCCACAGCCTGGTGGAAAAGATCGGGGAACTGGCGGCCAATGCCCACGCCCTCGGTGAAGGTCAGTTCCCCGTTGGGGGTTCACAGTCGGGAGATGCGGCATCCCTGGACCCCCTGGAGTCATCAGCTGCGACTAAGGAGGGCAGGGATATGCTGGTGTTAATACGGCGTGGGGTGAGGCTGCGCAAGACGATGACTGACGACAGGTCGGCTCCCAGAATCCTGCGGTAG
- the mtss1la gene encoding MTSS I-BAR domain containing 2a isoform X4, translating to METVEKECGALGGLFQAIVNDMKSSYPVWEDFCAKATKLHSQLRTTILAAVAFLDAFQKVADMATNSRGATRDVGSALTRMCMRHRSIEAKLRHFTNALMEGLVTPLQDRIEEWKKTANQLDKDHAKEYKRSRQEIKRKSLDTMKLQKKARKGRGNLRPQLDSAMQDVSDLYLLMEETEKQAVRRALLEERGRYCTFINMLQPVVNIEIAMLGEVTHLQAIVDDLTVLTEDPHKLPPASEQVIRDLKGSDYSWSYQTPPSSPSSTGSRKSSMCSLLQMPSAGAHRLSSVSSHDSGFVSQDANTHSKPPSPMPSDITSQKSTSSASSEASETCQSVSECSSPTADWAKSGSCETSLASTLQRRRESVDKMKELEAPPSPQGQPDDPHRARVGLGSMAAKHGEPLSPAASTLAMVLTRGLSMEQQKSSRDSLQYSSGYSTQTNTPSCSEDTIPSQGSDYECYSLNGDADNDGQADFDKSSTIPRHSNIAQSYRRMIQTKRPASTAGLPAGKTLQGSSNGAGGSSPGAISSGTATIRRTPSSKTGVRRTPSTSGPIPIRPPIVPVKTPTVPDSPGYASPSRHCVGSEEFLYSDDAAAGDYVRASPKRRSLPETSWGFVGGGIDRLVDTHQGAGASARSAEEDPLLAANRHSLVEKIGELAANAHALGEGQFPVGGSQSGDAASLDPLESSAATKEGRDMLVLIRRGVRLRKTMTDDRSAPRILR from the exons GAGCCACCAGAGATGTTGGCTCAGCTCTGACAAGGATGTGCATGCGACACCGAAGCATTGAAGCAAAATTGCGCCACTTCACCAA TGCTCTCATGGAAGGCCTGGTCACACCTCTCCAGGACAGGATTGAGGAATGGAAGAAGACAGCCAATCAGCTGGACAAAGACCACGCCAAAG AATACAAGCGCTCTCGCCAGGAAATCAAAAGGAAGTCACTGGacaccatgaagctccagaaaaaaGCAAGAAAGG GCCGTGGGAACCTGCGCCCCCAGCTGGACAGCGCTATGCAGGATGTCAGTGACTTGTATCTACTGatggaggagacggagaagCAGGCTGTGCGGAGAGCCCTCCTGGAAGAAAGGGGGCGCTACTGTACATTTATTAACatgctgcagcctgtggtg AACATAGAAATTGCCATGCTGGGAGAGGTGACACACTTACAGGCTATTGTTGATGACCTCACTGTGCTGACCGAAGACCCGCACAAGCTGCCGCCAGCCAGTGAGCAG GTGATCCGGGACCTGAAAGGCTCCGACTATAGCTGGTCCTACCAgacccctccttcctcccccagcaGCACTGGTTCCAGGAAGAGCAGCATGTGCAG TCTCCTCCAGATGCCCTCTGCCGGAGCCCATCGGCTCAGCAGCGTCTCTTCCCACGACTCTGGCTTTGTCTCCCAGGATGCCAACACACACTCCAAGCCACCGTCCCCCATGCCTTCTGACATCACCAGCCAG AAATCAACCAGCTCGGCTTCCTCCGAGGCCTCAGAAACCTGCCAGTCCGTCAGCGAGTGCAGCTCTCCGACAGCG gactggGCCAAGTCAGGTTCCTGCGAGACATCTTTGGCCAGCACTCTGCAGCGTAGGAGGGAGTCTGTAGATAAGATGAAAGAACTGGAGGCTCCGCCCAGCCCGCAGGGGCAGCCCGATGATCCCCACCGAGCGAGAGTTGGCCTGGGGAGCATGGCAGCCAAG CATGGTGAGCCGCTCTCCCCTGCAGCCAGTACCCTAGCTATGGTTCTGACCCGGGGTTTGAGTatggagcagcagaagagcagcagggaCTCGCTGCAGTACTCCAGCGGCTACAGCACCCAGACTAAcaccccctcctgctccgaagACACCATCCCATCACAAG GTTCTGATTATGAGTGCTACTCTCTCAACGGGGATGCTGACAATGATGGACAGGCAGACTTTGACAAGTCCTCCACCATCCCGCGACACAGCAATATAGCTCAGAGTTATCGGCGCATGATCCAAACTAAACGGCCTGCCAGCACGGCGGGCCTGCCGGCGGGCAAGACCCTGCAGGGGTCCTCCAACGGGGCAGGCGGAAGCAGCCCCGGAGCCATCTCGTCCGGAACGGCGACCATACGCCGAACACCATCCTCTAAGACGGGAGTGAGACGCACGCCGTCCACATCTGGCCCCATTCCAATCCGACCCCCCATTGTGCCAGTGAAGACCCCCACGGTGCCAGATTCTCCGGGATACGCCAGCCCGTCCCGCCACTGCGTGGGCAGTGAGGAGTTCCTGTACAGCGACGACGCAGCCGCTGGTGACTACGTCAGGGCGTCACCCAAACGGAGGAGCCTCCCGGAGACTTCTTGGGGCTTTGTAGGAGGAGGAATAGACAGGCTAGTAGACACCCACCAAGGCGCCGGCGCATCCGCCCGAAGCGCCGAGGAGGACCCTCTGCTTGCCGCCAACCGCCACAGCCTGGTGGAAAAGATCGGGGAACTGGCGGCCAATGCCCACGCCCTCGGTGAAGGTCAGTTCCCCGTTGGGGGTTCACAGTCGGGAGATGCGGCATCCCTGGACCCCCTGGAGTCATCAGCTGCGACTAAGGAGGGCAGGGATATGCTGGTGTTAATACGGCGTGGGGTGAGGCTGCGCAAGACGATGACTGACGACAGGTCGGCTCCCAGAATCCTGCGGTAG
- the mtss1la gene encoding MTSS I-BAR domain containing 2a isoform X3 yields the protein METVEKECGALGGLFQAIVNDMKSSYPVWEDFCAKATKLHSQLRTTILAAVAFLDAFQKVADMATNSRGATRDVGSALTRMCMRHRSIEAKLRHFTNALMEGLVTPLQDRIEEWKKTANQLDKDHAKEYKRSRQEIKRKSLDTMKLQKKARKELLGRGNLRPQLDSAMQDVSDLYLLMEETEKQAVRRALLEERGRYCTFINMLQPVVNIEIAMLGEVTHLQAIVDDLTVLTEDPHKLPPASEQVIRDLKGSDYSWSYQTPPSSPSSTGSRKSSMCSLLQMPSAGAHRLSSVSSHDSGFVSQDANTHSKPPSPMPSDITSQKSTSSASSEASETCQSVSECSSPTADWAKSGSCETSLASTLQRRRESVDKMKELEAPPSPQGQPDDPHRARVGLGSMAAKHGEPLSPAASTLAMVLTRGLSMEQQKSSRDSLQYSSGYSTQTNTPSCSEDTIPSQGSDYECYSLNGDADNDGQADFDKSSTIPRHSNIAQSYRRMIQTKRPASTAGLPAGKTLQGSSNGAGGSSPGAISSGTATIRRTPSSKTGVRRTPSTSGPIPIRPPIVPVKTPTVPDSPGYASPSRHCVGSEEFLYSDDAAAGDYVRASPKRRSLPETSWGFVGGGIDRLVDTHQGAGASARSAEEDPLLAANRHSLVEKIGELAANAHALGEGQFPVGGSQSGDAASLDPLESSAATKEGRDMLVLIRRGVRLRKTMTDDRSAPRILR from the exons GAGCCACCAGAGATGTTGGCTCAGCTCTGACAAGGATGTGCATGCGACACCGAAGCATTGAAGCAAAATTGCGCCACTTCACCAA TGCTCTCATGGAAGGCCTGGTCACACCTCTCCAGGACAGGATTGAGGAATGGAAGAAGACAGCCAATCAGCTGGACAAAGACCACGCCAAAG AATACAAGCGCTCTCGCCAGGAAATCAAAAGGAAGTCACTGGacaccatgaagctccagaaaaaaGCAAGAAAGG AGCTTCTAG GCCGTGGGAACCTGCGCCCCCAGCTGGACAGCGCTATGCAGGATGTCAGTGACTTGTATCTACTGatggaggagacggagaagCAGGCTGTGCGGAGAGCCCTCCTGGAAGAAAGGGGGCGCTACTGTACATTTATTAACatgctgcagcctgtggtg AACATAGAAATTGCCATGCTGGGAGAGGTGACACACTTACAGGCTATTGTTGATGACCTCACTGTGCTGACCGAAGACCCGCACAAGCTGCCGCCAGCCAGTGAGCAG GTGATCCGGGACCTGAAAGGCTCCGACTATAGCTGGTCCTACCAgacccctccttcctcccccagcaGCACTGGTTCCAGGAAGAGCAGCATGTGCAG TCTCCTCCAGATGCCCTCTGCCGGAGCCCATCGGCTCAGCAGCGTCTCTTCCCACGACTCTGGCTTTGTCTCCCAGGATGCCAACACACACTCCAAGCCACCGTCCCCCATGCCTTCTGACATCACCAGCCAG AAATCAACCAGCTCGGCTTCCTCCGAGGCCTCAGAAACCTGCCAGTCCGTCAGCGAGTGCAGCTCTCCGACAGCG gactggGCCAAGTCAGGTTCCTGCGAGACATCTTTGGCCAGCACTCTGCAGCGTAGGAGGGAGTCTGTAGATAAGATGAAAGAACTGGAGGCTCCGCCCAGCCCGCAGGGGCAGCCCGATGATCCCCACCGAGCGAGAGTTGGCCTGGGGAGCATGGCAGCCAAG CATGGTGAGCCGCTCTCCCCTGCAGCCAGTACCCTAGCTATGGTTCTGACCCGGGGTTTGAGTatggagcagcagaagagcagcagggaCTCGCTGCAGTACTCCAGCGGCTACAGCACCCAGACTAAcaccccctcctgctccgaagACACCATCCCATCACAAG GTTCTGATTATGAGTGCTACTCTCTCAACGGGGATGCTGACAATGATGGACAGGCAGACTTTGACAAGTCCTCCACCATCCCGCGACACAGCAATATAGCTCAGAGTTATCGGCGCATGATCCAAACTAAACGGCCTGCCAGCACGGCGGGCCTGCCGGCGGGCAAGACCCTGCAGGGGTCCTCCAACGGGGCAGGCGGAAGCAGCCCCGGAGCCATCTCGTCCGGAACGGCGACCATACGCCGAACACCATCCTCTAAGACGGGAGTGAGACGCACGCCGTCCACATCTGGCCCCATTCCAATCCGACCCCCCATTGTGCCAGTGAAGACCCCCACGGTGCCAGATTCTCCGGGATACGCCAGCCCGTCCCGCCACTGCGTGGGCAGTGAGGAGTTCCTGTACAGCGACGACGCAGCCGCTGGTGACTACGTCAGGGCGTCACCCAAACGGAGGAGCCTCCCGGAGACTTCTTGGGGCTTTGTAGGAGGAGGAATAGACAGGCTAGTAGACACCCACCAAGGCGCCGGCGCATCCGCCCGAAGCGCCGAGGAGGACCCTCTGCTTGCCGCCAACCGCCACAGCCTGGTGGAAAAGATCGGGGAACTGGCGGCCAATGCCCACGCCCTCGGTGAAGGTCAGTTCCCCGTTGGGGGTTCACAGTCGGGAGATGCGGCATCCCTGGACCCCCTGGAGTCATCAGCTGCGACTAAGGAGGGCAGGGATATGCTGGTGTTAATACGGCGTGGGGTGAGGCTGCGCAAGACGATGACTGACGACAGGTCGGCTCCCAGAATCCTGCGGTAG
- the mtss1la gene encoding MTSS I-BAR domain containing 2a isoform X2, which yields METVEKECGALGGLFQAIVNDMKSSYPVWEDFCAKATKLHSQLRTTILAAVAFLDAFQKVADMATNSRGATRDVGSALTRMCMRHRSIEAKLRHFTNALMEGLVTPLQDRIEEWKKTANQLDKDHAKEYKRSRQEIKRKSLDTMKLQKKARKGRGNLRPQLDSAMQDVSDLYLLMEETEKQAVRRALLEERGRYCTFINMLQPVVNIEIAMLGEVTHLQAIVDDLTVLTEDPHKLPPASEQVIRDLKGSDYSWSYQTPPSSPSSTGSRKSSMCSLLQMPSAGAHRLSSVSSHDSGFVSQDANTHSKPPSPMPSDITSQKSTSSASSEASETCQSVSECSSPTAFGSCSSFGTFRPAFSHTGTIIRPLSVILPASPTFKHSPGSNTPSPTSKVPSWKDWAKSGSCETSLASTLQRRRESVDKMKELEAPPSPQGQPDDPHRARVGLGSMAAKHGEPLSPAASTLAMVLTRGLSMEQQKSSRDSLQYSSGYSTQTNTPSCSEDTIPSQGSDYECYSLNGDADNDGQADFDKSSTIPRHSNIAQSYRRMIQTKRPASTAGLPAGKTLQGSSNGAGGSSPGAISSGTATIRRTPSSKTGVRRTPSTSGPIPIRPPIVPVKTPTVPDSPGYASPSRHCVGSEEFLYSDDAAAGDYVRASPKRRSLPETSWGFVGGGIDRLVDTHQGAGASARSAEEDPLLAANRHSLVEKIGELAANAHALGEGQFPVGGSQSGDAASLDPLESSAATKEGRDMLVLIRRGVRLRKTMTDDRSAPRILR from the exons GAGCCACCAGAGATGTTGGCTCAGCTCTGACAAGGATGTGCATGCGACACCGAAGCATTGAAGCAAAATTGCGCCACTTCACCAA TGCTCTCATGGAAGGCCTGGTCACACCTCTCCAGGACAGGATTGAGGAATGGAAGAAGACAGCCAATCAGCTGGACAAAGACCACGCCAAAG AATACAAGCGCTCTCGCCAGGAAATCAAAAGGAAGTCACTGGacaccatgaagctccagaaaaaaGCAAGAAAGG GCCGTGGGAACCTGCGCCCCCAGCTGGACAGCGCTATGCAGGATGTCAGTGACTTGTATCTACTGatggaggagacggagaagCAGGCTGTGCGGAGAGCCCTCCTGGAAGAAAGGGGGCGCTACTGTACATTTATTAACatgctgcagcctgtggtg AACATAGAAATTGCCATGCTGGGAGAGGTGACACACTTACAGGCTATTGTTGATGACCTCACTGTGCTGACCGAAGACCCGCACAAGCTGCCGCCAGCCAGTGAGCAG GTGATCCGGGACCTGAAAGGCTCCGACTATAGCTGGTCCTACCAgacccctccttcctcccccagcaGCACTGGTTCCAGGAAGAGCAGCATGTGCAG TCTCCTCCAGATGCCCTCTGCCGGAGCCCATCGGCTCAGCAGCGTCTCTTCCCACGACTCTGGCTTTGTCTCCCAGGATGCCAACACACACTCCAAGCCACCGTCCCCCATGCCTTCTGACATCACCAGCCAG AAATCAACCAGCTCGGCTTCCTCCGAGGCCTCAGAAACCTGCCAGTCCGTCAGCGAGTGCAGCTCTCCGACAGCG TTTGGCTCATGCTCATCCTTTGGTACCTTTCGCCCTGCTTTCTCTCACACTGGCACCATCATCAGGCCTCTCTCTGTTATACTTCCTGCGTCCCCCACATTTAAACACTCCCCCGGATCCAACACCCCCTCACCCACATCAAAGGTTCCTAGCTGGaag gactggGCCAAGTCAGGTTCCTGCGAGACATCTTTGGCCAGCACTCTGCAGCGTAGGAGGGAGTCTGTAGATAAGATGAAAGAACTGGAGGCTCCGCCCAGCCCGCAGGGGCAGCCCGATGATCCCCACCGAGCGAGAGTTGGCCTGGGGAGCATGGCAGCCAAG CATGGTGAGCCGCTCTCCCCTGCAGCCAGTACCCTAGCTATGGTTCTGACCCGGGGTTTGAGTatggagcagcagaagagcagcagggaCTCGCTGCAGTACTCCAGCGGCTACAGCACCCAGACTAAcaccccctcctgctccgaagACACCATCCCATCACAAG GTTCTGATTATGAGTGCTACTCTCTCAACGGGGATGCTGACAATGATGGACAGGCAGACTTTGACAAGTCCTCCACCATCCCGCGACACAGCAATATAGCTCAGAGTTATCGGCGCATGATCCAAACTAAACGGCCTGCCAGCACGGCGGGCCTGCCGGCGGGCAAGACCCTGCAGGGGTCCTCCAACGGGGCAGGCGGAAGCAGCCCCGGAGCCATCTCGTCCGGAACGGCGACCATACGCCGAACACCATCCTCTAAGACGGGAGTGAGACGCACGCCGTCCACATCTGGCCCCATTCCAATCCGACCCCCCATTGTGCCAGTGAAGACCCCCACGGTGCCAGATTCTCCGGGATACGCCAGCCCGTCCCGCCACTGCGTGGGCAGTGAGGAGTTCCTGTACAGCGACGACGCAGCCGCTGGTGACTACGTCAGGGCGTCACCCAAACGGAGGAGCCTCCCGGAGACTTCTTGGGGCTTTGTAGGAGGAGGAATAGACAGGCTAGTAGACACCCACCAAGGCGCCGGCGCATCCGCCCGAAGCGCCGAGGAGGACCCTCTGCTTGCCGCCAACCGCCACAGCCTGGTGGAAAAGATCGGGGAACTGGCGGCCAATGCCCACGCCCTCGGTGAAGGTCAGTTCCCCGTTGGGGGTTCACAGTCGGGAGATGCGGCATCCCTGGACCCCCTGGAGTCATCAGCTGCGACTAAGGAGGGCAGGGATATGCTGGTGTTAATACGGCGTGGGGTGAGGCTGCGCAAGACGATGACTGACGACAGGTCGGCTCCCAGAATCCTGCGGTAG